Within Armatimonadota bacterium, the genomic segment CCGAGCGGATCGCCGCCGAGATCGGGGACCGGACGGGCATCCGGGACCTGCGCGTCCTCTCCGCCGAGCGGATGTTCAAGATAAAGGTGGACTTCGAGCTTTGATCAGCGACCTCCAGCGCAGAATCATCCGCCGCATACAGGGCGGCCTCCCGCTCTCGGAGCGCCCGTTCCTCGCCGCCGCCGAGGAGATCGGCATCACCGAGGGCGAGCTTCTCGCGCAGATCGCCGAGTGGAAGGAAGACGGCACGATCCGGCGTTTCGGGGCGATCCTGAAGCACGCCGACGCGGGATATGCCGCCAACGCGATGGGCGCGTGGAACGTTCCCGACGAAGACGCCGAGAGGTTCGGGCGCACCGCCTCCTCTCACAAGTCCGTAAGCCACTGCTACCTCCGCCCGCGGTTCGAGGGCTTCCCGTACAACCTCTACACGATGATCCACGGCCGCTCGCGCGAGGAGTGCGAGGTGGTCGCCGGGACGATATCCGAGCAGACCGGCGTCGCCGACTACGAGCTGCTCTACACCACGGCGGAGTACAAGAAGACGAGCCCCGTGTACTTCGCCGACGACGAGGAGAGCCGATGACGCGCCGCCCGGACCTCCCCGCCGCGCTCCGGGAGTGCGGCTTCTTCGCCGACGCCTCCGACGAACTCGTGGGCAGGGCCGCGCGCATGTCGAAGTTCGCGCCGTTCCGCAGGGGCGAGACGGTCTTCGCCGAAGGAAACACGTGCGACGGCATGTACGTCGTGGTCTCCGGCGCGGTGAAGGTCTACAAGATCGGCGCGGACGGCCGGGAGCACATCCTTCACGTCGCCGAGGCGGGAGACACGTTCGGCGAGGTGGCGATGTTCCTCGGCGCGGGATACCCGGCGTACGCGGGGGCGGTGAAGGACTCTCTCACCGTCTTCGTCCGCAAGGCGCCTCTCATGGAGCTTCTGGAGCGGTCGCCGGGGCTGTCGTTTCAGATACTCGCATCGCTCGCGGCGTGGACCCACCGCCTGGTGAACAAGCTCGAGAACGCGACGCTCCGCGACGCGGCCGGCCGCCTCGCCCAGTACCTGCTCTCGCGGGAGAAGGAATCGGAGGTCGTGCTCTCCGTGCCGAAACATACGCTCGCGGCGCACCTCGGCATCTCCAGCGAGACGCTGTCGCGCCTGCTGAACCGGCTGGAGGCGGCGGGGTGCATCTCCGGCGAGGGGCGAGTCATCCGGATCGCTGATCGCGCGGAACTGGAGAACATCGCGGAGAACGGGATGGGGGAAGCGAGCAGTGAACGGTAACCTGTGATGAGTGATTGGTGGTTGGTGACCGTCATCCTGAACTTGATTCAGGACCCACCGGCATGGATGCTGAATCGAGTTCAGCATGACCCACACGGACCGCCGGTCTCGAGTAGCGAAGCGTATCGAGAGACGGCCTCCTGCCCCAAGAACGCCCTTCGATACACTCTCCGCTTCGCTCCGAGCACTCAGGGCTGTCGGGGCGGGTANNNNNNNNNNNNNNNNNNNNNNNNNNNNNNNNNNNNNNNNNNNNNNNNNNNNNNNNNNNNNNNNNNNNNNNNNNNNNNNNNNNNNNNNNNNNNNNNNNNNAGCATGACCCACACGGACCGCCGGTCTCGAGTAGCGAAGCGTATCGAGAGACGGCCTCCTGCCCCAAGAACGCCCTTCGATACACTCTCCGCTTCGCTCCGAGCACTCAGGGCTGTCGGGGCGGGTAGCCAGTGAACGGTAACCAGTAACCTGTGATGAGTGATTGGTGGTTGGTGACCGTCATCCTGAACTTGATTCAGGACCCACCGGCATGGATGCTGAATCGAGTTCAGCATGACCCACACGGACCGCCGGTCTCGAGTAGCGAAGCGTATCGAGAGACGGCCTCCTGCCCCAAGAACGCCCTTCGATACACTCTCCGCTTCGCTCCGAGCACTCAGGGCTGTCGGGGCGGGTAACCAGTGAACGGTAACCTGTAACCTGTGATGAGTGAT encodes:
- a CDS encoding Lrp/AsnC family transcriptional regulator is translated as MISDLQRRIIRRIQGGLPLSERPFLAAAEEIGITEGELLAQIAEWKEDGTIRRFGAILKHADAGYAANAMGAWNVPDEDAERFGRTASSHKSVSHCYLRPRFEGFPYNLYTMIHGRSREECEVVAGTISEQTGVADYELLYTTAEYKKTSPVYFADDEESR
- a CDS encoding Crp/Fnr family transcriptional regulator; the encoded protein is MTRRPDLPAALRECGFFADASDELVGRAARMSKFAPFRRGETVFAEGNTCDGMYVVVSGAVKVYKIGADGREHILHVAEAGDTFGEVAMFLGAGYPAYAGAVKDSLTVFVRKAPLMELLERSPGLSFQILASLAAWTHRLVNKLENATLRDAAGRLAQYLLSREKESEVVLSVPKHTLAAHLGISSETLSRLLNRLEAAGCISGEGRVIRIADRAELENIAENGMGEASSER